A region of the Elusimicrobiota bacterium genome:
AAGTGATTTTTCATTTTTTTTGATAAGGCTATCTTTATATCCTTTCCCTGGATTATCGTCGTGTTGAATATTTGCGTAAGAAGCGTTTTTATTTACAGAAAGAAGAAAACCCAGAAACATAACATAAGAAATCAATTTACTTTTAAATATCTTTAACATAAAACCTCCTCAACCGTAAAAGGCTGTATGTACTTCTCCATTTTATATAACGTTGACTTAAAGAATCCCCCACAATTTTCTTTATTATGACAATTATTGCATTTATTAGAAAATACTTTCTTCCATGATGATATTGATTTTTTATAAAATCCCCAATATTCCTTCTTGATTAAACATAAGGGAAGATTATATATTGATACCTCTAAGTTGCGATTATATAAATATTTAATTCCTTTGTATAGTTCATCTTGATAGATTTCATCAACAGGATTAACCCAGATTTCTTCAATATTATTTTTTGCTAATGATTCTAGTTCAACTGCCATAAAGGCTACATGGGCTACGAAAGGCATGTTCCTATAAATAAATCTTGCAATAGAAGATAGCCTTTCATAATTGAGTTTTTGAACAACAACTCTTATTTCAATATTTTGACCATATGTAGCCAGATTATAGATACCTTTTATGGTCCTAAAATAACTCGCTACCCCCATTATTTTATTATGTATTAAGTCAATATCTGAATAGAGCGGAATTTGAAATATTAACTTTGAATTTCCTATTTCTAGTATATCTTCAACAAAGTTTATGTCTTCAAGCAATATCCCGTTAGTAAGTAATGCAACAACTGTATTAGGTAACCTATCTTTAATGAAAGACAGATATTTTATTAAATGTTCTTTATATAATGTTGGTTCGCCTCCAGTTATCCCTAAATATTTAATTTCTTTTGGCAACAAAGCAAGTATTTGACGATTTAATAAATCATATGAACCTTGATTAATACTTTCTTGATGTTGAGGGCACATTATGCATGAGGCATTACATCGTTCCGTCATAAGCAATACGTTATCATCTTTACCGTGTTCATATACTATATTAATATTACCATTTTTCTCTATTAAAACGATGTCATTATTGTGCAAATCCGCAACAGATTGTATTCTGTCAATCGTAGGGACATTATATTTTCCTTTAATATATTTATCTGTTAATATACAATTTATCCCGAAAGGTATTTTCGGAATGCGGTCCGAGATAAGTATTGTTTTTGAAGGGTAAATAAAACTGCCATCATAGTATTTTATTTTCCCTACAATTTGATTTTGAATATTTTGTGGATATCCTTTTAGTTGTTTCATTTTAATTAGAAACCATTTTATTACAGTTACGTTTTGTTATCCATGACCAAAATACATTAGTGAATTTATCGTTCTTTTCCTCAATAAGGTCAATTAAATATTGAAGAATCAACCTATTTTTTATGCACGTAACGTTGTTTAATTTGTATCCTGTAATATCCCCTTGTTCAGAATAATTTCTAATAGGGTCAGAACCGCAATATACCTGATACGCACAATATGAACAAAGTGGTGTTGTTTCTAGAGAAGCGTTTTTTATTAAATTAATGAATGATTTATTATAGAATATTTCTTCATAAGAGCTTTTATTAACATTCCCCATTAAGAAACGATTGTTACCCATCTCAGAAAGCATTCTGGCTTCATCCGATGGAAATACATTGCCATTATAATTATAAATTGCCCCACAAATACCAGTTCCGGGAGGTGATTGCAAATCAACAAATCCTGTAGAAAATGGGGTTAGAATCCTTCTGAGTAGAAGGCAAGCATATTCTTCTACAAAATACTTGCCTTTTATGTTTATTTCAATTATGTACGATAATATCTCTTTATAAAATTCAAAGAATTCTTGAACAGAATACGATAATTCATTTTTATTTATTTTTGCCAAACCAAAAGGATTCAACATTCTCACAAATATTGAACTAAATCCTAATCTTATGTATTCATTAACTATAGTCTCTGGTTGTGCTAGACTATCTTTAGTTGTGGTCATTAACGCTGAAATACTATTTGAACCCAGCACATTCTTTGCTAATAATAATTTTTCATAAAAAGAATCATAGCTTCCATTTTTGTTTCTTAATATTCTATTTTTATTATGGAGAGATTTAGAACCATCTAATGAAGTTGAAATATACACATTTTTTTTCTTTAAATAATTAAGCATATTACTATTGACTAAAGTGAGATTTGTACAAATTACAAATTCAAGTGACTTCTTGAATATGCTATTTAGTTTATTTGAATACTCTATAATAAACGTAACGATATCAAAATTCAAAAGAGGTTCCCCTCCTTGAAACTCAATTTTTATATATTTTGAAGGTGTTTTAAATATTGTTTCAACAACGTTTTTTGCGGTGTTAACATCCATATCATAACTGCTAACTTTGTTATCCTTACTAGAAACTTGACAATAAATACAATCCGAGTTACATCGCAAAGTGGGGACTACCATATGCAAGGATGTAAAGTTCTCAAGAAAACTCTTTTTGGTTCTATATTTTACCGCTAGCAAATCAATAACAGGGTCAACTTCTGTGTCAGTTAAGAAATGTTGTGATTTTAAATCCATAAATACTTTACTGTCTTTGGATAAATTTCCAGTACGTAAATCATCAAAAGTAGATTTGTCAAGAAATATATATTCACCTACTTCATTTGTTAGAAATATTTTATTTTCTAGAGCATGGTACCTGAAAGGCAGTAAAGTATAATTCATTCTATCTTCTTATGAGAGAAAGCTTTTTCAATAATTTTATCTCTTAAGCCCCCAAACTTTTGGTCAAGGTCAAATCTTATTTGTTGTTCTATCAATTCGTTCATAAAAGAATATGTCAAAGCATTTAGATTGATATTAGTTTTAGCTTTTATATGAACCTTTATAGTATCTTCGGATATATTCTCTAGAAAGATATAGCACTCATTTGTGAATCTATAAGAAGCTTCTTTTATTGCAGATAAACTATATGTTTTAGTATTAACATTAAAATACAATTCATCTTTATTCAATTGGTTTAAAACATTTTCCATGACTATATGCCTCCATTGTTATTTTACTTTTTATTATTCAATATGTTTTCAATTTTCACCACTTATCATAATGCCCTTCCTTACTCCCCCGATATTAGTTGTTCACAAATTTCGGTTTATTATACCATATTTCCATGAAGGTCTTTATTATACCCCTTGACAAGACTAGCGATATATGCTATCTTGAGTTTGTTGAAAATCGTTCTTTTAGCCGTTCAGGTTGTCCTCATCAAGACATAGAAATTATTTTTGAAGACCAGTAGAAATAGACATAGCCCGATGAGCATTCTCAAATGGGTTTATGATATTTCATCTGGTTTTTTTATTTTCCACTGCTTATTATAACCCCATAGCTAAGATGAGGTGATTATAATGAGCTTGTTTGAAACTTCTGATTTGTATCTCGCCGCTGTACTACATGCCCTCAAATTTAAAATCAGCGAAGTAAAAACTGAAGGGAGAAGGACCGTCTTTATCTTCGTTGATGACGAATCCCGAAGAAAGGCAATTGTTGAATATTATAATGGCGAGCTAGAAATCAAAGCTAGGGATTTCATTGATTCAGTGAAGAATCTAAAAGCAATGACGTTCAATTATTAGAACGTTATTGCTAATTTTTTTGATAAGGAGATACGCTTATGAACCTCGTAAAAAACAAAAGCAACAATAATTGTCTTGTTAATGCAAGTATTCCGGAATGGAATTTCAAAAAGAAAGGATTTACAAAATTTCCAAATCAGGTCTTAGAAGCACTATATAACCGTAATTTGAACGGGTCGGAGTACCAAATAGTACTAGCTATTATCAGAAAAACTTTGGGTTGGAACAAACCTCAGGACGCAATCTCCCGCTCACAGTTTGAAGAAATGTGCTCAAAGGACGGATGCTCCTTAGAGAGAGCAATCAAAAAGTTACTCTCAAAGGGAATAATTATCAGAAATGGCAAGAGGAATGGAGTAATCAAATGGTCGGTTGAAAGTAATACTGAGAATTGGCAAACAACCCTCAAAAAAGAGGCTACTACAAAAAAGAGGATAGTCCTACCTGCAAAAAAGACCAGAAAGTTCCAATTAATACGCTCAAAAATGAGGAACACAAAAAGAATAAAGGATAAATATAAAATAGAAAAAGAAACAAATTCTTCTAATCCCTCTGTTTTAGATGGTTCTCAGCTTTCTGAAATTACAAAATACACTATGAAACTATGTGATGATTATGGTGATTTCTATAGAGAAAACTATAATCGCTATCCAAATGAATATACAACTAATGTTGCAAAAAAACATTTTAAGAAACTCTTGGAAAAATATCCTGTATTCGTAAATCAAAGAAACCTTCCAGAATATAACCTTACCAAAATACTTGGATATTGGTTTAGAGAAGCATACGTTTCTGATTGGGTTATGGAAAATGGATATCCTCCACATATTTTCTGTAAGGATATTGAAACTATTTTGAAAAGATATACGAAGACTTTATAGCCTTAACACAAAAACATTGCAATTGACATAGCCTCTTATAGCAACTGACACAGCACGATTATAGAACGAAAGAGGTGTGCTGTGAAGGAAGACAAAAATGTTGAAGGGAATAAATATCCCTTTAGTAACGGATTATTATCTGAGCTCCAGACTATTTTGGAGCAGGATTATGGGCAAAAACTAAGTTTGGACGAAGTTGCAGAAATCGGTGTTTTATTTGTTCGTCTTTTTGACAACTTGGCTCAGATGTCTTTTAAAAAGTAAAATATGTATAATAGGAGATGCTTATGGAAAAATCAGTTATTTATGCTAGAGTTTCGTCACGAGAACAAGAGCTAACAGGTTATTCTTTGCCTGCTCAGGAAAAGTCTTTAAATGACTACGCAGAAAAAAAGCAGTTTTCTGTCGCAAAAGTATTCTCCGTTTCAGAGTCTGCCAGTGGCAAAAAACAGCGAGAAGTGTTTAATCAGATGATTGCCTTCGCAAACAAGAATAAAATTAAGGTCATTATATGTGAAAAGGCTGACAGGCTAACTCGTAATTTCAGAGATATGGTTGAAATTGACGACTGGTTAGAAAAAGATAGCCAGAGAGAAATTCATTTAGTAAAGGATTCACTGATACTTAATAAAAACTCTCACTCTCAGGAAAAACTAAATTGGGGCGTTAAAGTTTTGTTTGCAAAAAATTATATTGATAATCTTTCCGAGGAAACTAAAAAGGGACAAGCGGAAAAGATAAGTCAAGGTTGGTTGCCTACCAAACCCCCCGTAGGTTATAAAACGGTCGGCGATGAAGGGCATAAGATTCATATCATTGATGAGAATAGAGCTCGTCTCATTTTGGAAATGTTTCGTATTTACTCAGAAAAAAACCACTCCATTAAAGCATTAACTCAAATAATGTATGAAAAAGGGTTGCGTTCAGATAAGGGTAATAAAGTCCCTAAGAGTGCAATTCATCGTTTTTTATCTGACCCTTTTTACTGTGGAATGCTCCGCTGGAACGGCAAACTATATGAAGGCAAGCACCAGCCTCTTATTTCCAAAGAGCTCTTTAATACTGTTCAGCAGGTTTTGAAGCAGAAAACTACTCCCAAATACAGGAAGCATTTTACTTTATTCAAATCCTTACTAAATTGCGAAGAGTGTGGTGGAACAATAACTTGGGAATTGCAGAAAGGACACTGGTATGGTCATTGTAACCATTACAAGCATTGTAGTCAGAAAAGGTTTATCAGGCAGGAAAAAATTGAAGAACAACTAATGGATAACTTCAATAACATAACAATCCATAATACAAGATTGACTGACTGGATTAGAAAAGCTCTTAAGGAAAGTCACGCTGATAAGATAGAATTTCAAAAGAAGTGTCATAACGAGCTGAATTCACAGCTTGGGAGGCTTCAGAATAGGGCAAACTTGCTATATAATGACCGCTTGGACGGAAGAATAGACACAGAGACCTATGACGTAAAAAACAAGGAAATAAATGCGGAGAAAGAGAAGGTAATTGACGCTCTTAAGAAACATAACGAAGCTGATAAGGAGTATTTTGAGCTAGGAATAAACATTTTTGAACTTAGCCAGAAAGCCGGAGAGATATTTTCAAAAGCAACTGACGAAAAGAAAAGAGAATTACTTTCTATCGTTTTTTCGGGAATTTCGGTAGATACCAATCATCAATTAATAAATGCTGTTTTTCAAAAACCATTTGAAATTATAGCTCAAAAAGCCCTAGAAATAAATAACGGTTCAAAACTGCCTGAAAACAATGAAACTCTTCCAGAAAATTTTGAACCGTCTATTTGTCGTCGGGAAGACACTCCCGAACACCCTCATTTTGAAGAAGCACTGCCCGGCCTGGACTCGAACCAGGAGACTTCTGCTCCAGAGGCAGACGTGTTACCAATTACACCACCGGGCAATTATAAAAAGTTCACATGTTCATTAGTTTACTGGTTCGCGATTTCAACTGCAAGGATACGGAATTAACATGTGGTTCCCCCCGGGCAAGCCCGGGGAGCCCTGGCCTTCGGCAGCCTATGGATCCCGGATCCGGTCCGGGATGACACTTCAAGAAAAACATGTCATTTTTTAATTAACCCTAATCAAAATTTTTAAAAAAGCGCAATTCTTTTTTGGTCTAACAATTCATCACTCATTACTAATTACTTTCCTGCTAGTTAACTGGTTTCGGGGGTTCGTTTTTATTTATTTCATCAGCATAATTTAATTCAAGATCAGATATTACGTTGGCAAGAGCCTTTTCTTCATCAGAAGAAATATTGCTTTTAGTTTTTTCTTTTAGCATTACAAGTATGTCAATTGTTATTTGCGCGCTTTTCAAGTCTTTTTCAGTTTTCCCGCTTATCGGATGAGGGACTTTTCCAAGTTGTTGCCAAGCAGCGGATGCGAGCATCATAACTAAACTTAAGAAATATTTGCTTTTCTCTAATTGTTCCGTCATCTTCACCTCTTGTTTTTAGCGGATAGCGTTCAGCGTTTAGCGTATAGAAATAATTTCTCTAAAATTGATGAAGAGTCTTTCCTATCCGCTATACGCTATGCGCTCTACGCTATTCAATTATTTGAAAAATTTTTCTAGCGCAAAATTAATTCGTTTTAATACTGTTTCTTTCCCCATCACTTCCATCATATGAAAAAGACTAGGGCCCTGTGTTCGGCCTGATATTGCAACCCTAATAGGATGGAAAACCTGCCCTGCTTTTATTCCTTTTTCCTGGGCAAGATCTCGCGCAAGCTTTTCTAAAATATCTGCTTTAAAATCAGTGATATTTTGAAGTTTTGCGATGCTTCCTTCAAGCACTGTTTTCGCAGTTTCCGTTTTAAAAACTTTGCTTACCGCTTCTTCTTTATATTCTACTGCATCTTTAAAGAAAAAATCAATCAATTCGGGAATATTGCTTAGTAATTTTGTTTTTTCTTGTTCTAGCGTTATGGTTTTTTCAATTAATGTTCTATCCAATCCTTTTATTTTTTCTTCCAGATTGGTTACTTTTAGCCATTGAAAAAATATTTCGGTCAATTGTTTTGGCGATTTTTTTCTTATATATTCCCCGTTCATCCAAAGAAGTTTTTGCGAATCAAAAGTTGAAGGGCTTGTCCCGCATCGTTCAAGCGAAAATTTTTGGATTAATTCCTGCGGCTCAAACAACTGCTGGCTGTCTTCTGTAGACCAGCCAAGCAATGAAAGATAGTTAAGAAGCGCTTCGGGTAAATATCCGTCAATCCGATATTCCAGCACAGAAGTATGTCCGTGCCTTTTTGAAAGACGCGCGCCGTCCGAGCCCAATATCATAGCAAGATGCGCAAATTCAGGATAATCCCAGCCGAGCGCTTTGTAAATATGAATTTGGCGCGGAGTGTTTGATAAATGATCATCTCCCCGAATAACATGGGATATATCCATTAAATGATCGTCTATAACGCAGGCAAAATTATATGTCGGGACCCCGTTTGCCTTCATCAACACAAAATCATCTAAAAGAGCGTTTTCAAACTCCACGTGGCCCCGAACAATATCATCAACTTCAACTTTTCCTTCAACAGGCATTTTAAATCTTATAACCGCCTTTTTACCATCCGCTTCCTTTTGTTTCCTTTGTTCTGCAGATAAACGAGAACATGTGCCGTCATATTTAGGCGGCCTTTTATGAAGAAGGGCTGTTTGACGCATCTTTTCAACTTCTTCGGCAGCGCAATAACAAGGATAGGCCAGGCCCTTCCCTATCAATTCATCTATATATTTTTTATATAAACCCTGTTCTTTCCTCTGCATCTGGGAATAAGGGGCGTACTTAGAATTTTCTTTGCCAGGGCCTTCGTCCCAATCAAGTCCAAGCCATTTCATAGCTTCAATAATCACGCCAACTGATTCCTCAGTTGAACGCGCTTCGTCAGTATCTTCTATGCGAAGAATAAATGTCCCGCCGACTTTTCTTGCAAAAAGCCAGTTGAATAAAGCGGTCCTGACACCGCCTATATGCAGATCCCCTGTTGGTGATGGCGCAAATCTAACCCTAATTTTGTTTTGTTTGTTTATTGACATATTTTTTAGTAATTTTTTAAATCATTTTGAACCATTAATTTTACTAATTGTTCAAAACTTGTTTTTTGGGGATTCCAACCCAAATTCTTCACAGCTTTTGCAGGATTTCCGCATAAATGATCTACCTCCTGCGGCCTAAAATATTGGGGATTTATTTCTATTAAAACTTTCCCGGTTTTTTTATCTATTCCTTTCTCATTTAAGGCCTTTCCTTTCCAGACTATTTCAAAACCTGCTTCTCTGAATGCTATCTCAGCAAATTCCCTGACGCTGTGCGCCTGTCCCGTTGCAACAACATAATCTTCGGCATTATTTTGCTGAAGCATAAGCCACATACATTCAACATAGTCTTTTGCGTACCCCCAATCACGCTTAGCATCAAGGTTGCCTAGATAAAGTATATCCTGTTTTCCTTTAGCTATTTTAGCAGCGGCCGTAGTGATTTTGCGGGTAACAAAATTTTCTCCTCTTCTTTCCGACTCATGGTTAAACAAAATTCCGTTGCATGCAAATATCCCGTAGGTTTCCCTATAATTTTTCGTTATCCAAAAAGCATACATTTTCGCTACTGCATAAGGGCTCCTTGGATAAAAACTTGTATTTTCATCCGGACAACTTATGCTTTTTACTCCGAAGAGTTCTGAAGTTGAAGCTTGATAAATTTTTGTTTTCTTATCAAGTTCCAAAAGCCGGACAGTTTCAAGTAATCTTAAAGTTCCAAGGGCATCAATTTCAGCCGTATATTCAGGTATTTCAAAAGAAACTCCCACATCAGATTGAGCCCCCAGATTGTATATTTCGTCAGGTTCAATTTTTTTTAACACCTTGAATATGCTCGCCATATCAGCGAGATCACTGTAATGCAGAAAAATATTGCATTTCTTTATACTATCGTCTGACAAATGCAAAGCAGATGAACACTCAAGACGGTCAGTATTCGGCAAAGAACTTCTTCTAACTGCTCCGTGTACTTCATAGCCTTTTTCAAATAAAAATTCAGCAAGATAACTTCCGTCCTGTCCCGTAATCCCAGTTATTAGCGCCTTCTTTTTCAATGCCTTCTCCAAATTAGTAGATAATTTTGTTTAAAGGGTACTCTATTATTCCTTCGGCGCCGGCGCGCTTTAGTTCCGGAAGG
Encoded here:
- the hxsC gene encoding His-Xaa-Ser system radical SAM maturase HxsC, whose product is MKQLKGYPQNIQNQIVGKIKYYDGSFIYPSKTILISDRIPKIPFGINCILTDKYIKGKYNVPTIDRIQSVADLHNNDIVLIEKNGNINIVYEHGKDDNVLLMTERCNASCIMCPQHQESINQGSYDLLNRQILALLPKEIKYLGITGGEPTLYKEHLIKYLSFIKDRLPNTVVALLTNGILLEDINFVEDILEIGNSKLIFQIPLYSDIDLIHNKIMGVASYFRTIKGIYNLATYGQNIEIRVVVQKLNYERLSSIARFIYRNMPFVAHVAFMAVELESLAKNNIEEIWVNPVDEIYQDELYKGIKYLYNRNLEVSIYNLPLCLIKKEYWGFYKKSISSWKKVFSNKCNNCHNKENCGGFFKSTLYKMEKYIQPFTVEEVLC
- the hxsB gene encoding His-Xaa-Ser system radical SAM maturase HxsB, translated to MNYTLLPFRYHALENKIFLTNEVGEYIFLDKSTFDDLRTGNLSKDSKVFMDLKSQHFLTDTEVDPVIDLLAVKYRTKKSFLENFTSLHMVVPTLRCNSDCIYCQVSSKDNKVSSYDMDVNTAKNVVETIFKTPSKYIKIEFQGGEPLLNFDIVTFIIEYSNKLNSIFKKSLEFVICTNLTLVNSNMLNYLKKKNVYISTSLDGSKSLHNKNRILRNKNGSYDSFYEKLLLAKNVLGSNSISALMTTTKDSLAQPETIVNEYIRLGFSSIFVRMLNPFGLAKINKNELSYSVQEFFEFYKEILSYIIEINIKGKYFVEEYACLLLRRILTPFSTGFVDLQSPPGTGICGAIYNYNGNVFPSDEARMLSEMGNNRFLMGNVNKSSYEEIFYNKSFINLIKNASLETTPLCSYCAYQVYCGSDPIRNYSEQGDITGYKLNNVTCIKNRLILQYLIDLIEEKNDKFTNVFWSWITKRNCNKMVSN
- the hxsD gene encoding His-Xaa-Ser system protein HxsD; the encoded protein is MENVLNQLNKDELYFNVNTKTYSLSAIKEASYRFTNECYIFLENISEDTIKVHIKAKTNINLNALTYSFMNELIEQQIRFDLDQKFGGLRDKIIEKAFSHKKIE
- a CDS encoding DUF5659 domain-containing protein, whose amino-acid sequence is MSLFETSDLYLAAVLHALKFKISEVKTEGRRTVFIFVDDESRRKAIVEYYNGELEIKARDFIDSVKNLKAMTFNY
- a CDS encoding replication protein, with amino-acid sequence MNLVKNKSNNNCLVNASIPEWNFKKKGFTKFPNQVLEALYNRNLNGSEYQIVLAIIRKTLGWNKPQDAISRSQFEEMCSKDGCSLERAIKKLLSKGIIIRNGKRNGVIKWSVESNTENWQTTLKKEATTKKRIVLPAKKTRKFQLIRSKMRNTKRIKDKYKIEKETNSSNPSVLDGSQLSEITKYTMKLCDDYGDFYRENYNRYPNEYTTNVAKKHFKKLLEKYPVFVNQRNLPEYNLTKILGYWFREAYVSDWVMENGYPPHIFCKDIETILKRYTKTL
- a CDS encoding DUF1844 domain-containing protein, whose amino-acid sequence is MTEQLEKSKYFLSLVMMLASAAWQQLGKVPHPISGKTEKDLKSAQITIDILVMLKEKTKSNISSDEEKALANVISDLELNYADEINKNEPPKPVN
- the gltX gene encoding glutamate--tRNA ligase, translating into MSINKQNKIRVRFAPSPTGDLHIGGVRTALFNWLFARKVGGTFILRIEDTDEARSTEESVGVIIEAMKWLGLDWDEGPGKENSKYAPYSQMQRKEQGLYKKYIDELIGKGLAYPCYCAAEEVEKMRQTALLHKRPPKYDGTCSRLSAEQRKQKEADGKKAVIRFKMPVEGKVEVDDIVRGHVEFENALLDDFVLMKANGVPTYNFACVIDDHLMDISHVIRGDDHLSNTPRQIHIYKALGWDYPEFAHLAMILGSDGARLSKRHGHTSVLEYRIDGYLPEALLNYLSLLGWSTEDSQQLFEPQELIQKFSLERCGTSPSTFDSQKLLWMNGEYIRKKSPKQLTEIFFQWLKVTNLEEKIKGLDRTLIEKTITLEQEKTKLLSNIPELIDFFFKDAVEYKEEAVSKVFKTETAKTVLEGSIAKLQNITDFKADILEKLARDLAQEKGIKAGQVFHPIRVAISGRTQGPSLFHMMEVMGKETVLKRINFALEKFFK
- the gmd gene encoding GDP-mannose 4,6-dehydratase, with amino-acid sequence MKKKALITGITGQDGSYLAEFLFEKGYEVHGAVRRSSLPNTDRLECSSALHLSDDSIKKCNIFLHYSDLADMASIFKVLKKIEPDEIYNLGAQSDVGVSFEIPEYTAEIDALGTLRLLETVRLLELDKKTKIYQASTSELFGVKSISCPDENTSFYPRSPYAVAKMYAFWITKNYRETYGIFACNGILFNHESERRGENFVTRKITTAAAKIAKGKQDILYLGNLDAKRDWGYAKDYVECMWLMLQQNNAEDYVVATGQAHSVREFAEIAFREAGFEIVWKGKALNEKGIDKKTGKVLIEINPQYFRPQEVDHLCGNPAKAVKNLGWNPQKTSFEQLVKLMVQNDLKNY